Proteins found in one Chthonomonadales bacterium genomic segment:
- the larE gene encoding ATP-dependent sacrificial sulfur transferase LarE: MQSTAREVDGTLSLALAERYERLRAILRDMGEVVVGFSGGVDSTLLLRVACDVLGPRAVAVVGDSEAFPAGEIEQAQRVADEMGAEVVLVRTHELANEHFRVNNPDRCYHCKTELFGVLTDVARERGIRWMADGSHADDVGDHRPGMRAGEELGVRSPLREAGIGKEDIRALARHLGLSNWDKPSFACLSSRFPYGTEITAELLARVDACERLLRELGFRQFRVRHHGAVCRIEVEPRDIARIVEHREAINSGFREAGYFYVTVDLEGFRSGKMNDALRSRPLIRADSIRTA; encoded by the coding sequence ATGCAGAGCACGGCACGCGAGGTCGACGGGACGCTCTCGCTCGCCCTCGCCGAGCGGTATGAGCGCCTGCGGGCCATCCTGCGCGACATGGGCGAGGTCGTCGTCGGCTTCTCCGGCGGCGTCGACAGCACGCTCCTCCTTAGGGTGGCCTGCGACGTGCTCGGCCCGCGCGCCGTCGCCGTCGTTGGCGACTCGGAGGCGTTTCCTGCCGGCGAGATCGAGCAGGCGCAGCGCGTGGCGGACGAGATGGGGGCCGAGGTGGTGCTCGTCCGGACCCACGAGCTGGCCAACGAGCACTTCCGGGTCAACAACCCCGACCGCTGCTACCACTGCAAGACCGAGTTATTCGGCGTGCTGACTGACGTGGCGCGTGAGCGCGGCATCCGGTGGATGGCGGATGGCTCGCACGCCGATGACGTGGGTGACCATCGACCAGGCATGCGCGCCGGCGAGGAGCTCGGCGTGCGGAGCCCGCTGCGCGAGGCCGGCATCGGCAAGGAGGACATCCGCGCCCTTGCCCGCCACCTGGGGCTCTCGAACTGGGACAAGCCCTCCTTCGCCTGCCTGTCGTCGCGCTTTCCCTACGGCACCGAGATCACGGCCGAGCTCCTGGCGCGGGTCGACGCGTGCGAGCGCCTCCTGCGCGAGCTGGGCTTCCGGCAGTTTCGCGTACGCCACCACGGCGCCGTCTGCCGCATCGAGGTGGAGCCGCGCGACATCGCGCGCATCGTCGAGCACCGCGAAGCGATCAACTCCGGTTTCCGGGAGGCAGGCTACTTCTACGTGACCGTCGATCTCGAGGGGTTCCGATCAGGCAAGATGAACGACGCGCTGCGATCGCGCCCGCTCATCCGGGCCGACTCCATTCGGACCGCCTGA
- a CDS encoding 2,3-diphosphoglycerate-dependent phosphoglycerate mutase yields MAKLILLRHGESTWNKENRFTGWMDVPLSEQGEREAAAAGERMRDVRIDEVFTSVLKRAIDTTTIALESAGQPNAPIRYDSAINERMYGDLQGLNKADTARRFGDEQVKLWRRGYDIAPPNGESLKDTAERALPYFHETIMPEVLSGRNVLVSAHGNSLRAIVMDLDGLTREQVLELNIPNGIPIVYEIAADGKVVDKQELTGQAEVA; encoded by the coding sequence ATGGCGAAACTGATACTTCTGCGTCACGGGGAGTCCACCTGGAACAAGGAGAACCGCTTCACCGGCTGGATGGACGTGCCGCTGAGCGAGCAGGGGGAGCGCGAGGCCGCCGCGGCCGGGGAGCGCATGCGCGACGTGCGCATCGACGAGGTCTTTACCTCTGTGTTGAAGCGGGCGATCGACACGACAACCATCGCCCTGGAATCTGCTGGCCAGCCGAACGCGCCGATCCGCTACGACAGCGCCATCAACGAGCGCATGTACGGCGATCTCCAGGGCCTCAACAAGGCGGATACCGCCCGCAGGTTCGGCGACGAGCAGGTGAAGCTCTGGCGCCGCGGCTACGACATCGCCCCTCCGAACGGCGAGAGCCTCAAGGACACCGCCGAGCGCGCGCTTCCCTACTTCCACGAGACCATCATGCCCGAGGTGCTCTCTGGCAGGAACGTGCTCGTATCGGCGCACGGCAACAGCCTGCGCGCGATCGTGATGGACCTGGATGGCCTGACGCGCGAGCAGGTCCTCGAGCTGAACATCCCCAACGGCATCCCGATCGTGTACGAGATCGCCGCCGACGGTAAGGTGGTCGACAAGCAGGAGCTGACGGGCCAGGCGGAGGTCGCGTGA
- a CDS encoding Gfo/Idh/MocA family oxidoreductase yields the protein MTSGARWVVVGYGMGAHHARLINEVEGLSVYGVCDVSAAQTERAERDLPGVRTWPDCARMLADPDVDGVSIVTPHSTHAELAVAALDAGKHVITDKAMCLTVREARQMIAARDRSGTLLSTFHNRRWDSDFLTVRQVIADGLIGKPYHIESCVTYHGSPGGWRQDRDQMGGWLYDWGAHTLDQTLQLVGARPERVYAFTHHRRGSTATVEDYIHCSVAFADGTTAVTVIGYLNKLPMSRWYVIGDRGALRADDFERPLQVRTTLGSVEADVSVPLLKGEWRSFYQNVADVLAGRAELAVRPEQLVPQIAVAEAAYRSARSGQAQAVVY from the coding sequence GTGACATCGGGAGCCCGGTGGGTGGTCGTTGGCTATGGGATGGGGGCGCACCACGCCCGGCTGATCAACGAGGTGGAGGGGCTCTCGGTCTACGGTGTGTGCGACGTGAGCGCCGCGCAGACCGAGCGGGCCGAGCGCGACCTGCCCGGGGTCCGGACCTGGCCGGACTGCGCCAGGATGCTGGCCGACCCCGACGTGGACGGCGTGTCCATCGTGACGCCGCACAGCACGCACGCCGAGCTCGCGGTGGCGGCGCTGGACGCCGGCAAGCACGTCATCACGGACAAGGCGATGTGCCTGACGGTGCGTGAGGCCCGCCAGATGATCGCGGCGCGCGATCGATCCGGCACGCTCCTCTCCACCTTCCACAACCGCCGCTGGGACTCCGACTTCCTCACCGTGCGCCAGGTGATCGCCGACGGGCTGATCGGCAAGCCCTACCACATCGAGTCGTGCGTGACCTACCACGGCAGCCCTGGCGGATGGCGGCAGGACCGCGACCAGATGGGCGGCTGGCTCTACGACTGGGGAGCCCACACCCTGGACCAGACCCTCCAACTCGTGGGCGCCCGCCCCGAACGCGTCTACGCCTTCACGCACCACCGGCGAGGCTCGACGGCGACCGTGGAAGACTACATCCACTGCTCGGTCGCGTTCGCCGACGGCACCACCGCGGTGACGGTCATCGGCTACCTCAACAAGCTTCCGATGTCCCGCTGGTATGTCATCGGCGACCGTGGCGCGCTGCGGGCGGACGACTTCGAGAGGCCGCTCCAGGTTCGCACGACCCTCGGCTCCGTGGAGGCCGACGTGTCGGTGCCGCTGCTCAAGGGGGAATGGCGGAGCTTCTACCAGAACGTGGCCGACGTCCTGGCGGGGCGCGCGGAGCTGGCCGTGCGCCCGGAGCAGCTCGTGCCACAGATCGCGGTGGCCGAAGCGGCCTATCGCTCGGCCAGGTCCGGACAGGCGCAGGCGGTCGTCTACTGA
- a CDS encoding UvrD-helicase domain-containing protein, which translates to MAREWTPNQSAAIEEMERDVCVAAGAGSGKTGVLVERFIRIVRESAAGRLPASLSTGVGGILVITFTEKATREMKERIVCELERAGLAEERRQIETAYISTIHGLCSRLLKENPFEAGVDPQFRVLEENEARRLLREAFERVVERGFRDDDEQIVELAAAAQNERVFGLDGGDPLAALAAAVEGVLAALRGAGRRMAELDDALTTGPKGASERSLAPVLAWVAPMFEEVRRCAAGAAALPGSGYSAAEPARRRLADIAAALPRPAEPDIDRIVEAVGLVKEAGARAAGMGRRRAGLSDDDAALDSLLVRLRQAAESGAALQGVSREREEQAALLCHRFAVAVARTWRDYAVAKRAAGVLDNDDLQAEAVRLLDERPEVRRRCRARFRWLLVDEFQDTNSLQMRLVSLLHEPSFGGPEEAPNRLFIVGDAQQSIYAFRNAEPRLFRDLERLHRGEASRSHVTMADNFRARPEVLALVNHLFGRIWRGEGVAFTPLRPMASYAPKEEPSIELMVGAAAPRGEAVAAEADAIAGRIADMVRGQRPTVTAKESPRAGEPIRFGDVAVLMRTLSHIETYERAFARAGIPYFVVGGGRGYYARFEIRDVLNVLTVLDAPLDDVALVATLRSPLVGLEITTIHALARHAREAAGKGARALYPAIPSFCGAGQGPLEDLAALAAFHALMEGLRREEDRLPVGMLLERIVAATDYDARLLVRPNGRRRLANLRKLLQMAHAEPRHGVTPFVRRLRELEKISEREGDAPTEEEAANVVRLITIHKAKGLEFPVVFLADMSRGLRHLERGIFVCDPAALAFGCKLADYASAAHRAIARRREQRDAEEANRVLYVALTRAREHLVLCGSPRGRPGAPTWADIVFSTLGVLGPPSAPEVRRVADIDIRVTAITHGESAA; encoded by the coding sequence ATGGCACGAGAGTGGACCCCCAACCAGAGCGCGGCGATCGAGGAGATGGAGCGCGATGTCTGCGTGGCCGCGGGGGCCGGCTCCGGCAAGACCGGCGTCCTCGTGGAGCGCTTCATCCGCATCGTCCGAGAGAGCGCCGCCGGGCGTCTCCCCGCATCGCTGTCGACGGGCGTCGGCGGTATCCTCGTGATCACCTTCACCGAGAAGGCCACCCGCGAGATGAAGGAGCGCATCGTCTGCGAGCTCGAGCGGGCCGGCCTTGCCGAGGAGCGCCGCCAGATCGAGACGGCCTACATCTCCACCATTCACGGCCTCTGCTCGCGCTTGCTCAAGGAGAACCCCTTCGAGGCCGGCGTCGACCCGCAGTTCCGGGTTCTGGAGGAGAACGAGGCGCGCCGTCTGCTCCGGGAGGCCTTCGAGCGCGTGGTGGAGCGCGGCTTCCGCGACGACGACGAGCAGATCGTGGAGCTGGCGGCCGCCGCGCAGAACGAGCGCGTGTTCGGCCTGGACGGCGGCGACCCGCTCGCGGCGCTCGCCGCGGCCGTCGAGGGCGTGCTCGCGGCGCTGCGAGGCGCTGGCCGGCGGATGGCGGAGCTCGATGACGCCCTGACCACGGGCCCCAAGGGCGCTAGCGAGAGGTCGCTGGCCCCCGTTCTGGCGTGGGTCGCTCCCATGTTCGAGGAGGTCCGTCGCTGCGCTGCGGGGGCGGCCGCCCTGCCCGGCAGTGGGTACTCCGCGGCGGAGCCCGCGCGTCGCCGCCTGGCCGACATCGCGGCCGCGCTGCCCCGCCCCGCCGAGCCCGACATCGACCGGATCGTCGAGGCGGTCGGGCTGGTCAAGGAAGCCGGCGCGCGCGCCGCGGGTATGGGCCGGAGGCGTGCCGGCCTTTCGGACGACGACGCCGCGCTCGACTCCCTCCTGGTCCGCCTCCGCCAGGCCGCCGAGAGCGGCGCCGCGCTGCAGGGCGTCAGCCGCGAGCGTGAGGAGCAGGCCGCCCTGCTCTGCCATCGCTTCGCGGTCGCCGTCGCGCGAACCTGGCGCGACTACGCCGTCGCGAAGCGCGCGGCTGGCGTGCTCGACAACGACGATCTGCAGGCCGAGGCCGTGCGCCTGCTCGATGAGCGCCCCGAGGTGCGTCGCCGCTGCCGGGCGCGGTTCCGCTGGCTGCTCGTGGATGAGTTTCAGGACACGAACTCCCTCCAGATGCGGCTCGTCTCGCTGCTGCACGAGCCGAGCTTCGGCGGCCCTGAAGAGGCGCCCAACCGCCTCTTCATAGTCGGCGACGCCCAGCAGTCCATCTACGCGTTCCGTAACGCGGAGCCTCGGCTGTTCCGCGACCTGGAGAGGTTGCACCGCGGCGAGGCGTCGCGCTCGCACGTGACGATGGCCGACAACTTCCGCGCGCGTCCCGAGGTGCTGGCGCTGGTGAACCACCTCTTCGGCCGCATCTGGCGCGGCGAGGGGGTCGCCTTCACGCCTTTGCGGCCGATGGCATCGTACGCGCCCAAGGAGGAGCCCTCGATCGAGTTGATGGTCGGCGCGGCGGCGCCGCGCGGCGAGGCGGTCGCCGCCGAGGCCGACGCGATCGCGGGGCGCATCGCCGATATGGTCCGTGGCCAACGCCCGACGGTCACGGCGAAGGAGAGCCCGCGCGCCGGTGAGCCGATCCGCTTCGGCGATGTAGCGGTGCTGATGCGCACGCTCTCGCACATCGAGACCTATGAGCGGGCGTTCGCGCGGGCAGGGATCCCGTACTTCGTGGTGGGCGGCGGCCGCGGCTACTACGCGCGCTTCGAGATCCGCGATGTGCTCAACGTGCTCACGGTGCTGGACGCGCCGCTCGACGACGTCGCCCTGGTGGCCACCCTGCGGTCCCCTCTGGTCGGCCTGGAGATCACGACGATCCACGCGCTCGCGCGGCACGCGCGCGAGGCCGCCGGCAAGGGCGCCCGCGCGCTCTACCCGGCCATCCCTTCGTTCTGCGGCGCCGGTCAGGGCCCGCTGGAGGACCTGGCGGCGCTCGCCGCGTTTCACGCGCTCATGGAGGGTCTGCGCCGCGAGGAGGACCGGCTCCCGGTCGGGATGCTCCTGGAGCGTATCGTGGCCGCCACGGACTACGACGCGCGCCTTCTCGTGCGCCCGAACGGGCGGCGCAGGCTCGCCAACCTGCGCAAGCTACTCCAGATGGCGCATGCCGAGCCCCGCCACGGCGTCACGCCGTTCGTGCGGCGCTTGCGTGAGCTGGAGAAGATCTCGGAGCGCGAGGGGGACGCGCCGACCGAGGAGGAGGCCGCCAACGTGGTGCGGCTCATCACCATCCACAAGGCGAAGGGCCTTGAGTTCCCGGTGGTCTTCCTGGCCGACATGTCGCGCGGCCTGCGCCATCTCGAGCGCGGCATCTTCGTCTGCGACCCCGCCGCGCTCGCGTTTGGGTGCAAGCTGGCGGACTACGCCTCCGCCGCGCATCGCGCCATCGCGCGCAGACGCGAGCAGCGCGATGCGGAAGAGGCCAATCGCGTTCTGTACGTCGCGCTGACGCGCGCCCGCGAGCACCTCGTCCTCTGCGGCTCGCCGCGCGGGCGGCCGGGCGCGCCGACCTGGGCCGATATCGTCTTCTCAACTCTGGGCGTTCTGGGCCCGCCGTCGGCGCCGGAAGTGCGCCGCGTCGCCGACATCGACATCCGCGTGACCGCGATCACGCATGGAGAGAGCGCCGCATGA
- a CDS encoding ChaN family lipoprotein, with product MTSVVVAAVAAVLVGMQPIGAVAPDATLVLAADASAPLDSMLDRLAEADAVFVGEEHDHALGHALELRILAGLAARCPRLALSLEMFERDVQLVLDEYLAGAISESAFLAAARPWPNYKADYRPLVEFCRERRLPVIAANTPRRYVSAVGKGGQQALAALPRGSRAFLPPLPYRMDLPSGYEAALDGIFAQSHGSPGGAGGPSAGNMKQAQALWDCGMADSIRRFQRVHRGTAVVQINGAMHSDHGWGAVDRLRRIAPRLRIAVVSIKRDPAYPAVDAAAYRGVADFVVLTPPDASPTHPAR from the coding sequence ATGACTTCGGTCGTCGTAGCCGCCGTGGCGGCCGTCCTCGTCGGAATGCAGCCGATTGGCGCCGTCGCCCCGGACGCCACCCTCGTTCTGGCCGCTGACGCCTCCGCGCCGCTCGACTCGATGCTCGACCGGCTCGCCGAGGCCGACGCTGTCTTCGTCGGCGAGGAGCACGACCACGCGCTCGGCCACGCGCTGGAACTCCGGATCCTGGCCGGGTTGGCGGCGCGCTGCCCGCGCCTCGCCCTCTCCCTGGAGATGTTCGAGCGCGACGTGCAGCTTGTGCTCGACGAGTACCTGGCCGGTGCGATCTCCGAATCGGCCTTCCTGGCCGCCGCCAGGCCCTGGCCCAACTACAAGGCCGACTACCGACCGCTCGTGGAGTTCTGCCGCGAACGGCGCCTGCCGGTGATCGCGGCGAACACGCCCAGGCGCTACGTGAGCGCCGTTGGCAAGGGCGGCCAGCAGGCGCTGGCGGCGCTGCCTCGCGGCTCGCGGGCCTTCCTGCCGCCGCTGCCCTACCGCATGGACCTGCCCAGCGGTTACGAGGCGGCGCTCGACGGCATCTTCGCGCAGTCGCATGGCTCGCCCGGCGGCGCCGGCGGGCCCTCGGCGGGCAACATGAAGCAGGCCCAGGCGCTCTGGGACTGCGGCATGGCCGACTCGATTCGCCGATTCCAGCGTGTGCATCGCGGCACGGCGGTGGTGCAGATCAACGGAGCCATGCACAGCGACCACGGCTGGGGCGCCGTGGACCGCCTGCGGCGCATCGCGCCGCGTCTTCGCATCGCGGTAGTCAGCATCAAGCGCGACCCGGCCTACCCGGCGGTCGACGCGGCGGCATACCGCGGCGTGGCCGATTTCGTGGTGCTTACGCCGCCGGACGCATCGCCGACCCACCCCGCCCGCTGA
- the larB gene encoding nickel pincer cofactor biosynthesis protein LarB, with product MDLVRLRGLLESVRAGVASVDTAMDQLRDLPYEDIGFARLDHHRALRTGFPEVIFCPGKSTEQVLAIAERLAARSARVLATRAEPALAAAIRERFPAARYHEAARIVVVPGEEPGAGARQAVGEVEGVSATGREVRGTVLVVSAGTADVPVAEEAAVTADEMGSPVERLYDVGVAGLHRLLDQRERLFRASVIVVVAGMEGALVSVVGGLVSRPVVAVPTSVGYGASFHGLAALLTMLNSCATGVAVMNIDNGFGGGYYAHLVNTV from the coding sequence ATGGACTTGGTGCGGCTTCGGGGACTGCTGGAATCAGTGCGCGCGGGTGTCGCCTCGGTCGACACCGCGATGGACCAGCTCCGCGACCTGCCGTACGAGGACATCGGCTTCGCCCGTCTCGACCACCACCGCGCGCTGCGGACCGGTTTCCCGGAGGTCATCTTCTGCCCGGGCAAATCCACCGAGCAGGTTCTCGCGATCGCCGAGCGCCTCGCGGCGCGCAGCGCGCGGGTGCTCGCCACGCGTGCAGAGCCGGCGCTGGCCGCCGCCATCCGCGAGCGCTTCCCCGCCGCCCGCTACCACGAGGCGGCGCGCATCGTGGTCGTCCCCGGCGAAGAGCCCGGGGCAGGAGCCCGTCAGGCGGTGGGCGAAGTCGAGGGTGTCTCGGCCACGGGTAGGGAGGTGCGCGGGACGGTGCTCGTGGTCTCCGCGGGCACGGCAGACGTGCCGGTGGCGGAGGAGGCGGCGGTCACGGCCGACGAAATGGGCTCTCCGGTTGAGCGGCTCTACGACGTAGGCGTGGCGGGGCTGCACCGGCTGCTGGACCAGCGCGAGCGCCTGTTCCGCGCGAGCGTGATCGTGGTGGTTGCCGGCATGGAGGGAGCGCTGGTCTCCGTGGTGGGTGGGCTCGTGAGCCGCCCGGTCGTCGCCGTGCCGACGAGCGTCGGCTACGGAGCGAGCTTCCACGGCCTGGCCGCCCTGCTCACCATGCTGAACTCGTGCGCCACGGGCGTGGCCGTGATGAACATCGACAACGGGTTCGGCGGCGGCTACTACGCACACCTGGTGAACACGGTGTGA